The following is a genomic window from Streptomyces sp. BHT-5-2.
CGCGGGCTGCAACGGGCTCGCCTTCGGGTCGTCGTAACCCAGCAGCCGATGGCCGCGCAGGACGGAGACGACCAGGTCGTCGGTCTCCCGGACCGACCTGCCGACCTCGGCCTTGACCACCGGCCGCTCCACCAGGTCCAGTCCGCTGCCCTGCTGGATGAGGTCCTCCATCACGGCGCCCGCGCTGGGGCTGTGCACCGAGAGGCCCAGCAGCCGGCCGGCCGCACTGGCCGAGGTGATCACCGCGTCGGCACCGGACTGCCGCAGCAGCGGCGCGTTCTCCTCCTCCCGCACCGCGGCGACGATGTTGGCGCGCTTGTTGAGCTGACGCGCGGTCAAGGAGACCAGCACGGCGGTGTCGTCGCGCTGGGTGGCGATGACGACCTGGTGCGCGCGCTGGATCTCGGCCCGCAGCAGCACATCGCTGCGGGTCGCATCGCCAACCACACCGGCGAAGCCCTCGGACACCGCGGACTCGACGACCTTGGTGCTGGGATCGACGACGACGATGCGGTCCCGCGGCAGACCGGTGGCCCGCAGGGTCTGCGCGGCGGACCGGCCCTTGGTTCCGTAGCCGACGATGACGGTGTGATCGCGCAAGGCGTTTCTCCAGCGTGTCAATTTCCACTGCTCGCGGGTGCGCTCGGTCAGGACCTCCAGCGTGGTGCCGACCAGGATGATCAGGAACAGCACACGCAGCGGCGTGACCAGCAGGATGTTCAGCAGCCGGGCGCCGGAGCTGTAGGGGACGATGTCGCCGTAACCCGTGGTGGAGAGCGTGACGGTGGCGTAGTAGACGCAGTCGAGCAGGTCGAGGGGGCCACCGGCGTTGTCGTGGTAACCGTCGCGGTCGATCCAGACGATGAAGACCGTCGCGACGAGCACCAGCAGGGCCATCATCAACCGTCGGGCGACCTGCCGTATCGGTGCCTTCGGGGTGCGGCGGGGCAGTATCACCCGGTGGGAGCGGTCCTCGGGGACCCCGCGGGCTGCGGCGTCGTGGGACGGGAGCTTCACGGGGCACCTCCGGAGGGGGCCGCCGGGTCGTAGGAGGTGTCCGGGGGCGGCCAGCCCGCCGACCAGCCCGCCGGCCAGGGCAGTTCGAGGAGTTCGACCTCCGTGCCGCGCTCCGCGCCGCCGGGCGGGACGACGGCCACCGCGTCGGCGGCGGCGATCCCGCGCAGCATGGCGGGCCCGTGGAAGTGCAGCGGCGAGGCCACCAGTCCGTGCCGGTCGTCGTCGCGGTACGCCACCGGGACCAGCCGGGTGTCCTGCGGATGCCCCACGGCCGCGGCGGCCAGCGGCACCCGGTACGGCGCGGTGGGGCGGCGGGCGGCGAGCGTGCGCAGCAGCGGTTCGGCGAGGGTGAGCAGGCCGGACACCGCGGCCAGTGGGTTGCCCGGAAGGCCGACGAGGTGCCGGCGCGGTGCGAGGCGGGCCAGCAGCATGGGGTGGCCGGGGCGCACCGCCACGCCGTCCACCAGGAGTTCCGCGTCGAGCCGCCGGAGTGTGGGGTGCACATGGTCGACAGGCCCGGATGCGGTACCGCCGGTGGTGACGATCAGGTCGGCGGTGGAGCCGGCCAGGGCGTCGTGGAGCGCGTCGGCGTCGTCGCCGAGGTGGCGCGGAGCGGCCGTCTCGGCTCCCAGGGCGCGCAGCCAGGGCACCAGCATCGGGCCGAGCGCGTCACGGATCCGGCCCCCCTCCGGCAGTCCGCCGCGCAGCAGCTCGTCGCCGAGGACGAACACCTCGGCGCGGGGACGGGGGTGGACGGAGAGCTCGTCGTAGCCGGCCGCGGCGGCCAGGCCGAGGACCGCGGGCGTGACCAGCGTGCCGGCGGGCAGCAGATGGTCGCCGCAGCGGCACTCCTGGCCGCGCGGGCGGATGTCCTGGCCCGGTGGCACCGGCCGCGGCGCATACAACCGGGCCCGGCCGTCGGGGAGTTCGAGGATCTCGCCGTGTTCGCTGCGGAGCACCGCGGTGGCGCCGGCCGGGATGCGGGCTCCGGTGGCGATCGGGAGCGCATGGCCGTCGGGAAGTGCCGCGGGGGCGTCGTGACCGGCGAGGATGCCGGTGTCCGGGCCGCTGTCGGCAGCGTCCGACGCGCGGTCGATGCGCCAGGGGCCGGGGCCGGCGACCACCCAGCCGTCCATCGCCGAGGTGTCGAACGAGGGAAGGTCGGTGAGGGCCACCATGGGAGCGGCGAGGGTGCGGCCGAGGGCGTCGGCCAGCTCGGCCGTACCGGGGCCGGGCGGCTCGCGCAGCGCGTGTTCGGCGCGCTCGCGGGCCGTGCGCCACGAGACGGCGGAGTGGTCGGCGGGCCGCCTGCCGGGGCCGGCGGGGCGGTCCGGACCGGCGCCGGCACCCGGTTCGCCACCGGTGCGGGGCGCTCCC
Proteins encoded in this region:
- a CDS encoding TrkA family potassium uptake protein produces the protein MKLPSHDAAARGVPEDRSHRVILPRRTPKAPIRQVARRLMMALLVLVATVFIVWIDRDGYHDNAGGPLDLLDCVYYATVTLSTTGYGDIVPYSSGARLLNILLVTPLRVLFLIILVGTTLEVLTERTREQWKLTRWRNALRDHTVIVGYGTKGRSAAQTLRATGLPRDRIVVVDPSTKVVESAVSEGFAGVVGDATRSDVLLRAEIQRAHQVVIATQRDDTAVLVSLTARQLNKRANIVAAVREEENAPLLRQSGADAVITSASAAGRLLGLSVHSPSAGAVMEDLIQQGSGLDLVERPVVKAEVGRSVRETDDLVVSVLRGHRLLGYDDPKASPLQPADRLITIVRAASEEEPAASGKPSTRPKLPGTAVSPMRPADD
- a CDS encoding molybdopterin molybdotransferase MoeA — its product is MTDGERGDPFGDDFADALALANGVAPGPRRPGPADQPPGGAVTGAHSADRGGAPRTGGEPGAGAGPDRPAGPGRRPADHSAVSWRTARERAEHALREPPGPGTAELADALGRTLAAPMVALTDLPSFDTSAMDGWVVAGPGPWRIDRASDAADSGPDTGILAGHDAPAALPDGHALPIATGARIPAGATAVLRSEHGEILELPDGRARLYAPRPVPPGQDIRPRGQECRCGDHLLPAGTLVTPAVLGLAAAAGYDELSVHPRPRAEVFVLGDELLRGGLPEGGRIRDALGPMLVPWLRALGAETAAPRHLGDDADALHDALAGSTADLIVTTGGTASGPVDHVHPTLRRLDAELLVDGVAVRPGHPMLLARLAPRRHLVGLPGNPLAAVSGLLTLAEPLLRTLAARRPTAPYRVPLAAAAVGHPQDTRLVPVAYRDDDRHGLVASPLHFHGPAMLRGIAAADAVAVVPPGGAERGTEVELLELPWPAGWSAGWPPPDTSYDPAAPSGGAP